A region from the Nocardioides exalbidus genome encodes:
- a CDS encoding glycosyltransferase, whose translation MTTPPYGTSVVGNRWDLAPRRAPRRTVSVVVAHYEQQAALDRTLAALRRQTRPPDEVVVADDGSRRRPTVPAGVQLVRQADEGFRAAAVRNLGVAASTGEVVVLLDADTTPEPGFVERMVRLPESVPEALVVGRRRHADLSRVPPGDPVEDVAPLTELPEPEWLRAAYAETRDLLDADATAHRFVIGAVLACSRWWFDEVGGFDETFRAYGGEDWELAHRSWTAGGLLAHCPDAVAWHDGPDAGARGRHPDAHLEETVAVADRTSAAGTTWRGLARGPADLVVTCEPGLTDTELLVTLDSVLAALPRAAVRLGAHHRAVVGDDPRLLPAGQAVPDTARLHLVVRRGLAGDAAAWGALLTALDGSSARAAVADGCAELHDLRLLRRAARWGRPALAPAGPPVRTGLRPWAADHTLESWLGGWRP comes from the coding sequence GTGACGACGCCGCCCTACGGGACGAGCGTGGTCGGCAACCGGTGGGACCTCGCACCACGACGAGCACCTCGCCGGACCGTGTCGGTCGTGGTGGCGCACTACGAGCAGCAGGCGGCGCTCGACCGCACCCTCGCAGCGCTGCGCCGGCAGACTCGCCCACCGGACGAGGTCGTCGTCGCCGACGACGGCTCGCGGCGGCGCCCGACGGTCCCGGCCGGGGTGCAGCTGGTGCGACAGGCCGACGAGGGCTTCCGGGCCGCGGCCGTGCGCAACCTGGGGGTGGCCGCGAGCACCGGCGAGGTGGTGGTGCTGCTCGATGCGGACACCACGCCCGAGCCCGGGTTCGTCGAGCGCATGGTGCGGCTGCCCGAGTCGGTCCCGGAGGCCCTCGTGGTGGGCCGCCGTCGCCACGCCGACCTGTCCCGCGTGCCTCCCGGTGACCCGGTCGAGGACGTGGCGCCGCTGACCGAGCTGCCCGAGCCGGAGTGGCTCCGCGCGGCCTACGCCGAGACCCGCGACCTGCTCGACGCCGACGCGACCGCACACCGGTTCGTCATCGGGGCGGTGCTCGCCTGCAGCCGGTGGTGGTTCGACGAGGTCGGCGGCTTCGACGAGACGTTCCGCGCCTACGGCGGCGAGGACTGGGAGCTCGCGCACCGGTCGTGGACGGCCGGAGGCCTGCTCGCCCACTGCCCCGACGCCGTCGCCTGGCACGACGGCCCCGACGCGGGAGCACGCGGCCGCCATCCCGATGCCCACCTGGAGGAGACCGTGGCGGTCGCCGACCGGACCTCGGCTGCCGGGACGACCTGGCGCGGGCTCGCGCGCGGCCCGGCCGACCTGGTGGTGACCTGCGAGCCCGGGCTCACCGACACCGAGCTGCTCGTCACCCTCGACTCGGTGCTCGCCGCGCTCCCCCGGGCCGCGGTGCGGCTCGGTGCGCACCACCGGGCCGTCGTGGGTGACGACCCGCGCCTCCTGCCGGCCGGGCAGGCCGTCCCCGACACCGCTCGCCTGCACCTGGTCGTCCGACGGGGCCTCGCCGGTGACGCCGCGGCCTGGGGTGCACTGCTCACCGCCCTGGACGGCTCCTCGGCACGCGCAGCGGTCGCTGACGGCTGCGCCGAGCTGCACGACCTGCGCCTCCTGCGCCGGGCCGCTCGCTGGGGCCGGCCCGCGCTCGCGCCCGCCGGGCCGCCGGTCCGCACCGGGCTCCGACCGTGGGCCGCCGACCACACGTTGGAGTCGTGGCTGGGCGGGTGGCGCCCGTGA
- a CDS encoding glycosyltransferase family 4 protein: protein MLQSPALRAHDHVTPHHLLLGPDTHGVTRYAGEVAGAAGAPVARHVDELAPGAPVHLHVTDRLLSRDPAEAASAVELLARRVTLTLTLHDVPQPTDGPVFRARAAAYGRMVRATRAWVTNSWHEHSLVGRWCSDDPRGSVIPLPVFRGPAQEPDTIERDVDPVLGVFGFVYPGKGHRQVVRAAAALRRSGRSVQVRVLGGAAPGHDDEVEALLRTSRARGVPVDVTGRVREDDLRRALRRVTVPVVAHRNVSASGSLNSWIAAGRRPLVRDGAYAREMAELRPGTTTIFDDGSLVPALEAALQSPASTWTPPGTDLGPGLEDTAAAYRAWWLSVNG, encoded by the coding sequence GTGCTGCAGTCCCCCGCCCTCCGCGCACACGACCACGTGACGCCCCACCACCTCCTGCTGGGCCCCGACACCCACGGCGTGACGCGTTACGCCGGCGAGGTGGCCGGCGCCGCCGGTGCTCCCGTGGCGCGCCACGTCGACGAGCTGGCACCCGGTGCTCCCGTCCACCTGCACGTCACGGACCGCCTGCTCTCCCGCGACCCGGCGGAGGCAGCGTCCGCGGTCGAGCTCCTGGCGCGGCGGGTGACGCTGACGCTGACGCTCCACGACGTCCCCCAGCCCACGGACGGGCCGGTGTTCCGGGCCCGCGCCGCGGCGTACGGCCGCATGGTCCGGGCCACTCGCGCCTGGGTCACGAACTCCTGGCACGAGCACTCGCTGGTCGGTCGGTGGTGCAGCGACGATCCGCGTGGGTCCGTCATCCCGCTCCCGGTCTTCCGCGGGCCCGCACAGGAGCCGGACACCATCGAGCGCGACGTCGACCCGGTGCTCGGCGTCTTCGGCTTCGTGTACCCCGGCAAGGGGCACCGCCAGGTGGTCCGTGCGGCAGCGGCGCTGCGGCGCTCCGGCCGATCGGTGCAGGTGCGGGTCCTCGGTGGAGCCGCCCCCGGGCACGACGACGAGGTCGAGGCGCTCCTGCGGACCAGCCGCGCCCGGGGCGTGCCCGTCGACGTCACCGGCCGCGTCCGGGAGGACGACCTGCGGCGTGCTCTGCGACGCGTGACGGTGCCGGTGGTGGCGCACCGCAACGTGTCGGCGTCCGGGAGCCTCAACTCGTGGATCGCCGCCGGACGCCGGCCCCTCGTCCGTGACGGGGCCTACGCACGCGAGATGGCAGAGCTGCGACCCGGGACGACGACCATCTTCGACGACGGGTCGCTCGTCCCCGCCCTGGAGGCTGCGCTGCAGAGCCCGGCCTCGACGTGGACCCCGCCCGGGACCGATCTCGGGCCGGGGCTCGAGGACACGGCGGCGGCCTATCGTGCCTGGTGGCTCTCGGTGAACGGGTGA